The DNA sequence AGACCCGCTTGGCCAGACCAAGGCCGTCTATCAGAAAGAAGTCAAGGACGTTATTGACGAGATGGAGGATGCCGGTTTCGTCAAGATTGGCGAGAAGATGAAAGAGCGGTGGGTTGTCACCAAGTACATCGTATCCGGTGAGAAGATCCTAAAGCAGCAGCGCATTCCTGGCGAGCATATCCCGATCATCCCCATTTATGGTGACTGGTCAAGGGTTGAGGGCCGTGAGATCTGGCGTGGTATCTATCACGACTCACAAGACCCCCAGCGACTTCATAACTTCATGATGTCCTACCTTGCGGACATTGTAGCCAAGGGGCCACGGCAGAAGCCTATCTTCTACCCCGGTCAGATTCAGGGCTATGAGTATATGTATTCGTTGGCGGGTGCGGATAACAACTATCCATACTTGCTACAGAATGAAGTATCGAGCGAGACAGGCCAGCCCTATCCGATTGGTGCAGCGGGTTATCTTGAGCCTCCACAGCTCCCGCAGGCCGGTGCAGCCCTCTTAGACCTCACACGCCGAAGTGTTGACGATGTAACGGGCGGTGCACTGAACCAAGAGCAGATGATGTCAGGGGCGGTCACAGAGGGGCAGATCAACGCCACCCAGAACGCTCAGAACATGGAGACGTTCTTATTCCAGAACTCCTTCCAGCTTGCCATGAAGCAGGCCGGTCGAGTCTATGCCTCTATGGCGGCTGAGTTGTATGACGTACCACGTACAGCGGTGGTCACACAGCCTGACGGCACAGAGTCTGAAGTACAGATCATGGAGGCGGTGTTCGATGAGGAAACTGGTGAAGAGGTTGTACTCATCGACATCACACAAGGCGCGTTCGAAGTCTATGCCGATGTCGGGCCATCCTTCAAAACCCAACGTGACGAAGCCCGCCAGGAAATGCGGGACTTGTATCAGGCGCTACAGGGTACACCAGAGGGCCAGATTGCACTGCTAACGTACTTCACCCTTCAGGTAGGGCCGGAGACCAAACACCTCAGGGAATACGGCAGGAAGCAGCTTATCCTTCAGGGCATTATCGAGCCTGAGACTGAGGAAGAAGAGCAGATGCTTGAGGCCGCAAGCCAGCAACAGCAGCAACCTGACGCTGATATGGTCTATGCGATGGCTGAACAGCAGAAGGCACAGAACGAAGCCCAGAAGAACCAAATGGAAGCCATGATCAAACAGGCTCAGTTGCAGATTGATGCGTATGAAGCGGAGACTGGCAGGACTGAGGCAATGGCCAAGATCAGGGAAACTCTTGCCAAAGCTGGAAAGGT is a window from the Candidatus Obscuribacterales bacterium genome containing:
- a CDS encoding portal protein — its product is DPLGQTKAVYQKEVKDVIDEMEDAGFVKIGEKMKERWVVTKYIVSGEKILKQQRIPGEHIPIIPIYGDWSRVEGREIWRGIYHDSQDPQRLHNFMMSYLADIVAKGPRQKPIFYPGQIQGYEYMYSLAGADNNYPYLLQNEVSSETGQPYPIGAAGYLEPPQLPQAGAALLDLTRRSVDDVTGGALNQEQMMSGAVTEGQINATQNAQNMETFLFQNSFQLAMKQAGRVYASMAAELYDVPRTAVVTQPDGTESEVQIMEAVFDEETGEEVVLIDITQGAFEVYADVGPSFKTQRDEARQEMRDLYQALQGTPEGQIALLTYFTLQVGPETKHLREYGRKQLILQGIIEPETEEEEQMLEAASQQQQQPDADMVYAMAEQQKAQNEAQKNQMEAMIKQAQLQIDAYEAETGRTEAMAKIRETLAKAGKV